GCTGAGTTACAAAACGGGCACTCAATCGTCTTAAATTAAAAATTAGTATTATACCTTGCTTCTTATCGATAGCATACAGTTGATAACCTTTGATAAGCTTTAACAAAATAACTGTTAAAAAATCTAAAAATTTAGTAAAAGTACTCACTGCATTCGCCAGACTTGTATTTTTAGGTAAATGTAGTTGTTTAGATATTTGTAAAGTGTCGGGGAGTCTAACAGATGAAGATATTGGTATTGAGTTGGGAGTTTCCGCCAAGGATTGTTGGGGGAATTGCGCGACATGTAGCGGAATTGTACCCGGAACTGGTAAAGCTAGGACATGAAGTCCACCTGATTACGGCGGAGTTTGGTCACGCATCGATGTATGAGGTGGTTGAAGGAGTAAAGGTACATCGGGTGCCAGTGGCACATAGTAACGACTTTTTCCACTGGGTAGTGAATCTCAACTTGAGTATGGGAGATCACGGTGGTAAGTTGATCTTGGAGGAAGGGCCCTTTGATTTAATTCATGCCCACGATTGGTTAGTTGGAGATGCTGCGATCGCTCTCAAGCATAGTTTTAAAATACCACTAATTGCCACAATTCATGCTACAGAATACGGACGCTATAACGGTATTCACACAGAGATCCAAGGCTATATAAATGGCAAAGAAACCTTGCTGGCTTATAATGCTTGGCGGATTATTGTTTGTAGCGACTATATGCGCCAAGAGGTAGAACGAGCATTACACAGCCCTTGGGACAAAATCGATGTTATCTATAACGGTATCAGAGCCGAAAAGAAACAGCATCACGTAGATTTTCATGCGCTAGATTTTCGCCGCCAATTTGCTACAGACAATGAGAAAATCGTTTACTACCTCGGTCGCATGACATACGAAAAAGGTGTACCTGTATTACTTAATGCTGCACCCAAAATCCTTTCGGAAATGGGAGGTAACGTTAAATTTGTTATCGTTGGTGGCGGCAATACTGACCATCTCAAGCGCCAAACTTGGGATTTGGGAATTTGGCATCATTGCTATTTTACAGGTTTTCTCTCTGATGATTACTTAGATAAATTCCAAACTGTTGCTGACTGTGCCGTTTTTCCTAGCCTTTACGAACCCTTTGGAATTGTAGCTTTAGAAAGCTTTGCTTCTCGCGTGCCTGTAGTGGTTTCTGATACAGGTGGTTTTCCCGAAGTGGTGCAGCATACTAAAACAGGTATTGTTACTTGGGTGAACAATTCCGATTCTTTAGCTTGGGGAATTTTGGAAGTGTTGAAAAATCCAGGTTATCGACAATGGCTAGTGGATAACGCTTATGAGGATTTAAAGCGGCGCTTTAGCTGGCCGAAATTAGCTAGGCAAACTCAAGAAGTATATCAGCGAGTTGTGCAAGAGCGATCGCAAATTTCCTGGTAAGAGACTTTTCACAGCGGCGATTTCTTCAAGAAGTAAGGCTTACGCCCAATAGAGCCCCAAACCCTTTGTAAAGGGGAGGGAACCAGATTTTTCATTTGCCTTTATTACTGCTCACGTCGCTTATATCTCAGTACTAAAGTGACTGAGCTTTACGCTTACTGAAAACCTTGTAACAATCAACACAATTACCTTTTGTGGCTAACTAATCGTGCTTTGAAGCGTCAGGCATAATTGCCTCCTGAAGATTTACGCCACTGAGGTTAGCTCCCCTCATGTCGGCTCCTCTCAGGTTGGCTCCTCTGAGATTTGCCCCTGCCAAATTCGCGCCTCTCAGGTTAGTCCAACTCAAGTCAGCTTGACTCAAGTCAGCTTGACTTAAGTTAGCCCGCAACAGGTAAGCACCACTGAAGCGAGCCTTATTCAAATTAGCTTTGTATAAGTCAGTTTTATAAAGATAAGCCCCCAATACTTCCGCTTCATACAAACTTGCTTCGCTGAGGTCAGCCTCAATCAAGTTAGCTTCAATCAGGTTGGCAAAAGATAGATTCGCTCGTATTAGCTTCGCTGCACCTAAATCGGCATCTCTCAAGTTAGCGCCTTTTAGGTCAGTTCCAATTAGATTAGCATGAGCGATCGCAGCGCCTCTCAGATTCGCCTCACTCAAATCGGCTCCAATCAAATTAGCCTGGCTCAAATCTGCCTGCGTAAGTATAGCACCACTCAAGTTAGCAACACTCAAGCTAGCATCACTCAAGTTAGCTTCAATGAGAAACGCTTTGCTGAGGTTGGCACTACTGAGGTCAGCACCACTGAGGTTTGCTCGCACCAGTAAAGCATTACCTAAATCTACCTTTCTCAAATTTACCCCCTGGAGGTTTGCGCCTCTGAGGTTATGCCCTTGCAGATTTGCAGCGCTGAGGTCTGGTTCAATCTGAGGATTTTTCTTTCTCCATTCAATCCATGTCACTGCACCTGCTTTCAGTAAAGCTAGATGCTCTCGATTTGCCATTTTCTCTCCTTTACTCCTGACGACCACCTAGAGGATTTGCTCGGCCAGCTACACTTTCAATGGCCGTTAAAGCTCCCGCCGCACCTGCTAGAATATCCTGTTCTTGCCCACCTAAGTAAAGTCGTCCAAAGCTACCTACAGCTTGAACTTCAAGAATGTTAATCCTCGCCGCTTTCTCCGCTTCATTGGCAGCCAGTGCGGCGTAAGCAGCAGGTTCCACTTCTAATACATATAGTGTTTGTCCTGCTAGTAGTAGCTGTCCCCGGCGCGTGCGATTAATCAGTTGTGTTTGATAAGCATCGATGTTGCGGATAATCTGACTAGAAATAACACGCGGCTTCAGACATTCCTCTCTTTTGACTCCTAGTGCCGCCAAAATTGCTTGACCAGCAGCTCGCGTTTCACCTTGGGAGCTAGAATGAACTTCCAATAGTCCGTATAGTCGTTCAACTACCTGTACTCCCGGACGGACAGAGGCAGATTTCAGGGCTATATCTGTAATCTTATTAATTTCGATACCAGGAGAGATTTCAATCCACAGTGATGTATCCCCTGGTAATGGTAAGAAGCCTTGGGCTACTGTTCCCATATATGCTGCATGTTGAGGTTGCAGGTTGTCGAGAAATACGAAACTGCGTAGTTCTATTCCCAAGATTTTGCTCTCCAGTCATAAGGGTAAAAGTTATCTATTGCAAGATATGAGTGCCTAACTTGGGGCATTTTTGCTACAAGTGAAGCATGGAAAAATACAAAGTATAAAAATTTTGCCGTCGATAAATTTTACACCTGAGAAGTATTCTGGCAGTAAAAACCGCCTTGATAATTGTACAAGCTTTATTACGCACAAATCGCTGGCTGAAATCCCTAACTAGTCTGGATTTACTGATAAAGTTGATGTGACAAAAAAGTTTTTAGCTAAACTGAAGCGGAGAAAGTTGAGTGAACTTTCCCCGCTATCTTCAAAATGCTGCCAAAACCGCAGACAATTAAATTGACAATGCTACTACTAGTCTGTTAAGCGAAGTTTGAAGGGTAAAAGGAACGAACCACAGATGCAAGGCAGCGCGGTCTTCTTCCAAAGGGAGAGGCTAGCGCCTTTCCTTCTCTACGAGAGGCTGCGCCAACGGAACGCTCCGCGAACGCGGAGCGTCTCGTAGAGAAGGGGGTTTCCCTCATGAGCGACTGCCCCACAGAGAACACAGAGTTAAAGAAAAAAAGAGATTTTTAAGAAGTGTCTCACCAAGCATTGTTGGCTTGACAGACTATTAAATTTGTTTTTCTATTAAATAGAGAAAAACAAATCTATTAGTTTAAGGACTTCCAAAAAATAAATTATCCCAAATTATTTGTATGTACGCACAGTTGTGTACCCAGAGATGGGATGTTTTTTTACTCTAAGTGCCTTATTCTGCCTCTGTCAGCATCCATCCTGAGTAAGCATCTTCGACAAATCTGCTTTGACGACGAGTTCCTTTATGCTTGCTCACTCTGACTTTGAGGGTGGTTATGTATACTCCATCTATTACCTGATGTCCATAACCGAAAACTTGACCAATTTGCCCTGTTCTTTGATGAAAAGCATAATCCCCGATATTCAACATAATTCTGACTCCCTAATTAACTAAGTTGGGTAGTTTGTGTTTGGCTGTTTGTGCGCGGCAAAATCGCTCTGATGATATTAGTTCCGCGCACAAATCTGTAAAAATTAAGCTGCAATCCGGGGTCGAGTATTGGATGCAGTTTGAGCCAACAAACGAGTGTAAAGTTGAGTCAGTCGGAATCCAACACTGTACCAACTAAAGGCAATTTCTGTCCGTTGTCGAGCCGCTTCACCTAATTGGTCTCGCCAAGTTGGGTTAATAAGAATACGGTCTATAGCAGCAGCAAAAGCTACTTCATCTTTAGGAGGCGCAAGTAACCCTGTGACTTCTGGTACAACAGTAAACTGCAACCCACCAACATCACTAGCTACGACTGGAGTCTGACTAGCCATTGCCTCAATAGCAACTAAACCAAAAGGTTCATAATGGCTGGGGACTACGCAGACATCAGCGGCGGCGTAGTAGAAGGGGAGAACAGTTTCATCTAGGCGACCGGCAAAGGTTGTACAATTTTCTAATCCGAGTTCAGTCACGATGCTAGCAATGCGATCGCGTTCTATTGCATCACTCTGACCGGGACGGCTACCACCGCCAATTACTAGCTGGAGGTTAGCTTCACCCCTTAAACTAGACTTGGCAACAGCTCTTACCAAGGTTTCAATTCCTTTGCGGCGGTCAAAGCGACCAACATAGAGAACTATTTTGGCATCTGGGGCAATTCCCAACTTTTCTCGCGCCGCAGTTCGCTGAATTCCCCCAAATTTGTCAGTATCAGTGCCACAGGGAATCATTTCAATGTTCCCTTTGCTAGAAACGAGTACCCGCATGTGTTTCTGTTCTTGTGGACTGGTTGCAACTACACAGTCTATAGTTTCCAAGCAGGCTTTTTCTACAGCTAATCGCTGGGCTGCAATTACGGGAACATCACCAATACTTCTGTATTTAACGGCTCCTAAAGAATGGTAAGTATGTACCTGAATCAGGGATTGCTGTTTTTTCAATTCCATACCCACCCAAGATGATAACCAGTAGTTGGTATGAATTAAGGAGTAATGAAACCCTTGGCGCTGCTGAAATTTCTGGAATTCTTCGATGAATTCAGGTAAATGGTCGAACAAGTTATCTCGCCCGATAAATTCGGCTGGGCCAGCTTTTAACCGAATAGTACGACAGTTTGGGCCATGTTGAGCAATCGCAGATTGTTCAGAATTACTACGACGAGTGAACATATCCACTTGCCAACCTTGCTGGGCTAAGGCATAACCTACTTGACGCACATAAACATTTTGACCTCCAGCCTCTTCTTGACCAATTTCAACCGCTGGGTCGCCATCAATAGAAATTAGGGCAATGCGATGTTTCTTATTCTGGAACATAGCTGATTTTCACCTCAAGGTAAATAATCCTGCCTCAAACGCCAGAAATCAAGATATTATTATCCTCTCTCAAGGCCGAGGGCAGGTACAACGAACCGCAAAGTTACCAGCCAAAGGACACTGACGAGAACAAGGCATTACTTGTTAAGAATGCTGCTCGTTCAGTCTCTTCTCAATGCCGACGAAGTTAGCTGACGGGCTAGGACTGAGAGATGTCCTTCTTAAGAAAGTTATGAGTTATGAGTTTAGTAACTTTTAACTCCTCACTATTAACTATTAACTTTCTTCAAAATACGCCCCAGATTTGGTTCCTCCGCTCCGGTTTACCCTTTACAAATCTTTGTTGGGAATATAGTGGATTAGGCAGACTGATTTATTTTTCTTAAGGTTTTATAACCTTTAGTCATCAACTATGTCAAGAGTATGAACAAAAAAATGGTGATGCTAATCACTTCAAAGCGTGTTGTAACTAGCTTTGAAGAATCAAACTGTAGGGGAAAGTTGGAGTTGTTGAGAAGCTCTCAAGAAAAAACTTACTGATGTTAATTGCTACATTTTCTTTAGTTTCTGGGAATGAAATAATCTTGAAAGTTTCAAAGAGTTAAATATACCAATGGCGTACTATTTTGCTAAACCAAGTGTCCGACCAGGAAAACCAGCAACGTCAAAATATTGAGTTGAGCCAACAGTTTGATACTTCAAGATCGTTTTTAATCCATTAGTACTTGGTTGGGATGTCAAAGTATTAGATTTAAAAGAAACTTTTTTAACTCCTTTGACCAAAGATTCATGTAAAACACGACCTATAAGTTTTCCTTGATGGGGAATATTCAAATTTAAAGTCTTAGCCAAGGTAATAGCCACATCAGCATTACTTACTGGTACTCGGTCTACAAAAGCTTTCTTAAAGTCAGGACCGATTGCAGCCATATAATTGTAAGTATCAGCACGGCTAAAAGAGCCATGCATTCCCTGTCCTTGCTGCAAAGAAGAGTCTGCAACTTCCACACCACAAGCAGTTGGGTCGCCACAACCAGTATCAAATGTCCGAAAGTTTACTACGATCGCTGGGCTAGGAAGATCAGATTTACCATCAAGCCCGATCGCACTTAAGGGTAAAGTACCTGGAATGGAGCCTAATTTATCATTTACAAATAAACCACTAACATAATCTTCTTTTAAGAGGATATCTACAACTTGTTTAGCAAGTGCTTTGTTATTTGTACTATTAGGTAAATAAATCAAATCTGAACCACCATTAGCAGCCACTAATACATCAGGTTTATTTGCTTCTTTAGCAATCAAACCATTTTTAGAAAACTGACCCTGAGTTGGATCAACCACAACATTTTGCTTATCTGGATCGAACAAAGACAATCCTAAACCATGAGCAATATCAATAGCTAGAAAACCAGGTGGCAAAAATCCTTTCATCACATCTGGATAATCAAGCGTCCTTGAGTAGCTGGTTTTGCTCTCCTTGCTGATGGTAGAAAAACCGTGATCGGCCGTCACAAAAATATTTGTAGAAGCTTCTAAATTTAGCTGTTTGAGGACAGCGCGGATTTGGGCGAGATTGTTATCGACATTTTGACGAGCTGCAAGTGAAGTGGGACCATTAATCCCTGGAGTAAGAGTGTTTAGACTATCACCTTGGTTATGCTGAGTTCCATCTGGATCGCGTGACCAATAAATTAAAACAAAAGGTTTTTGCCGTTTTTTAAATAGAGGCAATAGCACTTTTGTCGTTATATCGGCAAAGTATTGTTGTTGAAATATATTAGCGACTTTTGTACCTGGTACTGTGCTGTTGCCAGATTTGCCATTATCTCCTCGCGTCGGAGATTTTAAGGCAATGCCATTTTTTGTTAATAGTTCAGCTATTTCAGAACTCAAAGGAATTCCTGTTGGAGACCCTGTAGCATCATCAATTATAATTGTGGATTTACCAGTTCTTTGAGTAACATCTTGAATTAATACTGGCCCAACCTTGCCAACGGCGGCGGTACTAAACCCAGCTTCACGTGCAGTATCTAATAGGCTTTCTTCGTTTAAGTAATTACCATCGAAGTGTTGGCTAATTTCCTCCAAAACAGCATTATTTTCTAAGAAAGGAACGGGGCTGTTACTGGCACTTTGGACAGGAAAGCCAACATTAATTGTATTGCTAAAATCACCAGTATCACCGAGATAATGTCCCGTTGCGATCGCAGAAGCATTAGCGGTAGTAAAAGTAGGAAACAGCGAATGACTATTGACAAAACTTACACCCTGCTGGCGAATTTCATGAAGATTAGGAGTTTCCTGAGCATTAACTTTACTAGGTCGCAATCCATCTGTAATAAAAATTATTACATTGTGTTGAGGTTTGGTCTTAGCAAATCCTGAAACTGCCAATACTGTAATGAGTGTAACGGTAGCTATTATCAGAAAACTCTTATATATCTTAGGTAAAACCATCTGCCTACATCTCCAAATATATATATTTCCGCCGTTTTGGAACTTTAGTATTTAATTTAACCATGTATCAAACTTTATTGCGTGTTAACTGGAATACCAATTTTTTCATACCAGAATAAATTTAGATGGCTGCTTGAACTTCAGTCAATTGAATTTGGTAATCTAAGTATTTATACTCGGAGTGAATATGCCAGCTCTTTTAATCCATACAAGTAAAGTTTATTGGTTGAGATGAGCATCCCAATTTTGGAAAAATATCTTTTAAATAATCCGAAAAGCAGCAACTTCAGTTTGGAGATTAAGCATACAGTTACCAAAATCAGATAGACTCATTGCTAAATCATGGTCAATACAAATTTAAAACTAAGATTTAAACCCGTTTCTCACAGTTGGGTTGCTCTGCATCCACAGCCTAAAGGAGTAATTCAATTTGTTGCAGGGGCTTTCTTTGGTACATTTGCACCCATGCTTTTTTATCGCCATCTGCTTCAATCTCTATTTGAGCAGGGATATACTATTATTCTTTTACCGTTTAATTTTACGTTTGACCATTATGTAGAAGCGGGTTTTCTCATGAGAGAGCAGTATGAAATTCTGCCAGAGCTTGTGAGGATGGCAACTGTTGAAGGATATGATTATGAAGCCTATCTAGATGATAAAAACTTTTCTTGGATTGGACATAGCCTTGGCTGTAAATATATTTCCCTGTTAGAAGGATTTACCGCTTTGCCAGATGATATTCAAAAAAGAGAAACTTTTATTCGGAATCTGCTATCTCATACGTCGAATAAGTCCCAAATAGAAAGTGTAATTAAAGATATTAACATTCTTGTTGAGGAGCTTAAACGAAAAATTATAGAAGATCAGAAACTAATTTGCAGTTATGTAGGTCGGAAAATCAAAATTAACAGTGTCTTTATTAGAGGGCAAGTTTCTATCCTCTTAGCACCTGATATTAGCGATACAGCCAGCGCAATTCGCCCTCAATTTTTAGCTGATATCATCGATAATCTTGGTTGGGGTGTAAAACCAAACCCTGAAGAAACCAAGAATTTAATCAAGGATAGTGGGTTATTTAATATCATGGGTTTAGTCTGTTTTAAGTCTGATAAGATTGCTAAATTAACCTGTGAATGGTTTACTGATATTTTGAAAAGACCGCCTCAAGAGTTTCTCGAAACTTTAGGCGGTGGGCATTTAAAACCTTTAGGTATTCAATTAGGTAATACTGTCATTAATCTTTTTGACAAACCTTTAATTGAGTCAGTTCAAGATCGAAATAGAGGCTTTGAGCATCATGTAATTGAATTGCTTGAGGCACTTAAAGAAGAATCAAAATAATGAGAATTGGGAATTGGGAATTGGGAATTAGGCATTGGGAATTGGGCATTGGGAATTGGGCATTGGGCATTGGGCATTGAAAAGAGGTAGAGGGGGGAAAGGGGCATAGAGGATAAGGGAGACAAGGGAGAATTGATTGAATAAATCTCTCCCCTGCCCCCTGCCCTCTGCCCCTTGTCCTCCTTGTCCCCTGCTTCTTCCCCATTCCCTAATACTTTTTCATCACAATCCCAATTCTTCTGGAAAGCCCAGCATGATGTTTAGGTTTTGGATTGCGGCTCCTGATGCGCCTTTGCCCAAGTTGTCGAGACGAGCAACTAGCAATGCTTCTTTGGTGGTGTCATTGGCGAATACAAAAACCTGAACAATATTAGTGCCGTTCACTGCAATCGCATCCAAAAATATTCCGTCTCGCAGCAGAGTAGAATCTTGGAATGGAGCAACCTGCACAAACTTTTCACCTTGGTAGTAATCAGCGATCGCTTCATAGATTACCTCACCTGATGGTGGATTATCCAAAGTTCCTAACGGCAAAGGCACTTGAACTAGCATCCCTTGCTCAAAATCCCCTACTGAAGGTACAAATAGTGGCGGCGATGCTAACCCTGAATAATAATGCATTTCCTTGACATGCTTATGTCCAAACTGCAAACCGTAGATTCCGAATGGATATAGTGACTCACCCCCGGCTTGCTGTTCATGGAAGGTATGGTATTGTTTAATAAGATTTTTTCCGCCACCAGAGTAACCTGATACTGCATTCACGGTGATGGGAAAATTACTTTTGAACAGTCCCTTAGCAATCAACGGACGGATACAGGCTAAAAATCCTGTGGGATAACAGCCTGGATTACTGACATACTGGGCGCTGGCGATTTTCTCTCTCTGCCCTGGATTGAGTTCGGGGAACCCATATACCCAGCCATTAGCTGTCCGATGGGCACTACTAGCATCAAGGATCTTAACCGTAGTACTACTTACTAAGCTAACAGCTTCACGGGCTGCATCATCAGGTAGGCAGAGAATAACAACATCGACGGTATTAATTAGTTTAGCTCGCTCACTTGCATCTTTACGTTTAGATGCCTCAATGCTAACTAACTCGATATCATCACGTTGATTGAGACGTGAATAAATTTGTAAGCCTGTGGTTCCTGATTCGCCATCAATGAAAATCTTAGGTTTAGTAATCATGCGGGCAGCATCCTTAGATGTCAGTAGTATTTTAAAACAGCTATCAATTATCAAAGTTTAAGATGGGAATTTCCACCTCAAATCAAACTTACCACGCAATAGTTCTGGGGAACTCTGACTCGCAACTGTTTACTCTGCACCTTCTGAAAGGATCTTCAAAAAGGCTTTAAATGTCTCTTCTCCTATGCAGAAAACGGATGCCTTCAATGCATTAATTTCTAGGGCGGTAAAAAATTAGATAATTAACGACTGAAAAACTCCGCAGACTTGGCATTAAGAAGTCAAGCTTTCCTCCCATACTTGGGCTTTACACCAGTATTTTATCGCTTTCTATATTTTGCGATCGCCTGTATGAATGCCACGTCAACTTGGGCGTATTCTTCATCTTCACCAAGAGAAATTTCCCAAAAGCCTTGCATAAACAAGGCTTTCAGCTTACCAAGCGTGCCATTCAACCCTTTGACGATCTGTTTCCAAGTTCTACTTTGCCCTGATCCTACTGCTAA
The Nostoc punctiforme PCC 73102 genome window above contains:
- a CDS encoding glycosyltransferase family 4 protein; translated protein: MKILVLSWEFPPRIVGGIARHVAELYPELVKLGHEVHLITAEFGHASMYEVVEGVKVHRVPVAHSNDFFHWVVNLNLSMGDHGGKLILEEGPFDLIHAHDWLVGDAAIALKHSFKIPLIATIHATEYGRYNGIHTEIQGYINGKETLLAYNAWRIIVCSDYMRQEVERALHSPWDKIDVIYNGIRAEKKQHHVDFHALDFRRQFATDNEKIVYYLGRMTYEKGVPVLLNAAPKILSEMGGNVKFVIVGGGNTDHLKRQTWDLGIWHHCYFTGFLSDDYLDKFQTVADCAVFPSLYEPFGIVALESFASRVPVVVSDTGGFPEVVQHTKTGIVTWVNNSDSLAWGILEVLKNPGYRQWLVDNAYEDLKRRFSWPKLARQTQEVYQRVVQERSQISW
- a CDS encoding pentapeptide repeat-containing protein, which gives rise to MANREHLALLKAGAVTWIEWRKKNPQIEPDLSAANLQGHNLRGANLQGVNLRKVDLGNALLVRANLSGADLSSANLSKAFLIEANLSDASLSVANLSGAILTQADLSQANLIGADLSEANLRGAAIAHANLIGTDLKGANLRDADLGAAKLIRANLSFANLIEANLIEADLSEASLYEAEVLGAYLYKTDLYKANLNKARFSGAYLLRANLSQADLSQADLSWTNLRGANLAGANLRGANLRGADMRGANLSGVNLQEAIMPDASKHD
- a CDS encoding microcompartments protein, coding for MGIELRSFVFLDNLQPQHAAYMGTVAQGFLPLPGDTSLWIEISPGIEINKITDIALKSASVRPGVQVVERLYGLLEVHSSSQGETRAAGQAILAALGVKREECLKPRVISSQIIRNIDAYQTQLINRTRRGQLLLAGQTLYVLEVEPAAYAALAANEAEKAARINILEVQAVGSFGRLYLGGQEQDILAGAAGALTAIESVAGRANPLGGRQE
- a CDS encoding glycosyltransferase — translated: MFQNKKHRIALISIDGDPAVEIGQEEAGGQNVYVRQVGYALAQQGWQVDMFTRRSNSEQSAIAQHGPNCRTIRLKAGPAEFIGRDNLFDHLPEFIEEFQKFQQRQGFHYSLIHTNYWLSSWVGMELKKQQSLIQVHTYHSLGAVKYRSIGDVPVIAAQRLAVEKACLETIDCVVATSPQEQKHMRVLVSSKGNIEMIPCGTDTDKFGGIQRTAAREKLGIAPDAKIVLYVGRFDRRKGIETLVRAVAKSSLRGEANLQLVIGGGSRPGQSDAIERDRIASIVTELGLENCTTFAGRLDETVLPFYYAAADVCVVPSHYEPFGLVAIEAMASQTPVVASDVGGLQFTVVPEVTGLLAPPKDEVAFAAAIDRILINPTWRDQLGEAARQRTEIAFSWYSVGFRLTQLYTRLLAQTASNTRPRIAA
- a CDS encoding alkaline phosphatase family protein; translated protein: MVLPKIYKSFLIIATVTLITVLAVSGFAKTKPQHNVIIFITDGLRPSKVNAQETPNLHEIRQQGVSFVNSHSLFPTFTTANASAIATGHYLGDTGDFSNTINVGFPVQSASNSPVPFLENNAVLEEISQHFDGNYLNEESLLDTAREAGFSTAAVGKVGPVLIQDVTQRTGKSTIIIDDATGSPTGIPLSSEIAELLTKNGIALKSPTRGDNGKSGNSTVPGTKVANIFQQQYFADITTKVLLPLFKKRQKPFVLIYWSRDPDGTQHNQGDSLNTLTPGINGPTSLAARQNVDNNLAQIRAVLKQLNLEASTNIFVTADHGFSTISKESKTSYSRTLDYPDVMKGFLPPGFLAIDIAHGLGLSLFDPDKQNVVVDPTQGQFSKNGLIAKEANKPDVLVAANGGSDLIYLPNSTNNKALAKQVVDILLKEDYVSGLFVNDKLGSIPGTLPLSAIGLDGKSDLPSPAIVVNFRTFDTGCGDPTACGVEVADSSLQQGQGMHGSFSRADTYNYMAAIGPDFKKAFVDRVPVSNADVAITLAKTLNLNIPHQGKLIGRVLHESLVKGVKKVSFKSNTLTSQPSTNGLKTILKYQTVGSTQYFDVAGFPGRTLGLAK
- a CDS encoding DUF1350 family protein → MVNTNLKLRFKPVSHSWVALHPQPKGVIQFVAGAFFGTFAPMLFYRHLLQSLFEQGYTIILLPFNFTFDHYVEAGFLMREQYEILPELVRMATVEGYDYEAYLDDKNFSWIGHSLGCKYISLLEGFTALPDDIQKRETFIRNLLSHTSNKSQIESVIKDINILVEELKRKIIEDQKLICSYVGRKIKINSVFIRGQVSILLAPDISDTASAIRPQFLADIIDNLGWGVKPNPEETKNLIKDSGLFNIMGLVCFKSDKIAKLTCEWFTDILKRPPQEFLETLGGGHLKPLGIQLGNTVINLFDKPLIESVQDRNRGFEHHVIELLEALKEESK
- the argC gene encoding N-acetyl-gamma-glutamyl-phosphate reductase, with translation MTKPKIFIDGESGTTGLQIYSRLNQRDDIELVSIEASKRKDASERAKLINTVDVVILCLPDDAAREAVSLVSSTTVKILDASSAHRTANGWVYGFPELNPGQREKIASAQYVSNPGCYPTGFLACIRPLIAKGLFKSNFPITVNAVSGYSGGGKNLIKQYHTFHEQQAGGESLYPFGIYGLQFGHKHVKEMHYYSGLASPPLFVPSVGDFEQGMLVQVPLPLGTLDNPPSGEVIYEAIADYYQGEKFVQVAPFQDSTLLRDGIFLDAIAVNGTNIVQVFVFANDTTKEALLVARLDNLGKGASGAAIQNLNIMLGFPEELGL